A stretch of the Alnus glutinosa chromosome 6, dhAlnGlut1.1, whole genome shotgun sequence genome encodes the following:
- the LOC133871484 gene encoding uncharacterized protein LOC133871484 isoform X2 yields the protein MEIEHFSHEHPLTLIQSEKKIRRKYRNNIRCKGCEKSCNFPLYACTECSFYLHKSCAELPEEFRNPFHPHPLTLVFDADISYACQACFKGCNGIHFRCEECDIDLDVDCALLRPAVEEGSKQLQHFTHLHPLALIEKKDIEVTRRVKCLVCGEHCSGPCYGCDPCGVFLHQPCAEFEYPPKIQHYIHPCPLALHTRVHSFRCRACDTCMLGICYRCELCTFYIDVECALLSSIESEDQTQIKHFTHRHPLFSEELDDGEQVKCFACGTDCSGPTYVCSREFSLHKSCASVSPKIYDLLHPQHPLTLVVRTAEEHTTQEAFQCNVCCNDCNDLTYRCGLCNFNLHEQCAGKLPTIKYEGHRHLLLYVEKIGLEAKCNACDDHCDSTLLRCPQCNFNLHLRCSPLPHRIKNNCHIDCLNLKDSPAEDELDEEFYCNACEEEREPRYPIYCCAVCPFVAEVKCVIPEVIRLLKGEDGDVELRTPEGKIAGKVISKRPEVEKICKTEAAQAIPIWRESEVEKVKAKHQYLPFLDHLLNFFSKICEEEEAQAIRVRGDLGVEEAVVMPAVTSGHRSKFFSKDEEMELRHILLDKEMEMSSAGERSNDEQDSSDISYWDKEYKELKQKLDSIAAVDSIPAEDYLEFWEEKEQFDSVGDYLVPKSLAPILKSLVDKNVDVSVDTISLRVKMFLFVILCRTIDSMCETRVLDIKEGRLISWWRYLKALQSKGFEIKFALDHLERVVRAYLGLQLTERVQKSLFNIEEEFRKKSEEVKKLGKELEDLTVIQNNISDEPWRKSGLIAECLKEATELRWMKAGVTFYGSNCVGVQ from the exons ATGGAGATCGAACATTTCAGTCATGAGCACCCGTTGACCCTCATACAAAGTGAGAAAAAAATCAGAAGAAAGTACAGAAACAACATTAGATGCAAAGGGTGCGAGAAATCGTGCAACTTTCCACTCTATGCTTGCACCGAATGCTCTTTCTATCTTCACAAGTCATGCGCAGAGTTGCCGGAAGAGTTCCGAAATCCCTTTCACCCACATCCTCTCACGCTAGTCTTTGATGCGGATATATCATATGCCTGCCAGGCTTGTTTCAAAGGCTGCAATGGGATCCATTTCCGCTGTGAGGAATGCGATATTGATCTGGATGTCGATTGTGCTCTTCTAAGGCCCGCTGTAGAAGAAGGGTCTAAGCAACTACAACACTTCACCCACTTGCATCCGCTGGCACTCATTGAGAAGAAGGATATCGAAGTTACTCGTCGTGTCAAGTGCCTTGTATGTGGGGAACATTGCTCGGGTCCTTGCTATGGCTGTGACCCTTGCGGCGTCTTTCTTCACCAGCCATGTGCTGAATTCGAGTACCCACCAAAGATCCAGCACTATATTCATCCATGCCCTCTCGCCCTGCACACTCGAGTACATTCCTTTCGCTGCCGAGCCTGTGACACTTGTATGCTGGGCATTTGTTACCGTTGTGAGTTGTGTACATTCTACATTGATGTTGAATGTGCTCTATTGAGCAGCATAGAGTCTGAAGACCAAACGCAGATTAAACATTTTACCCATCGGCATCCCCTTTTCTCTGAGGAATTAGATGACGGTGAGCAAGTTAAATGCTTTGCATGTGGAACAGACTGCTCAGGACCAACCTATGTTTGCAGCCGGGAATTTTCACTCCATAAATCCTGTGCTTCGGTTAGTCCGAAGATCTATGACCTCCTTCACCCACAACACCCTCTAACCCTGGTGGTTAGAACAGCTGAGGAACATACAACCCAAGAAGCATTTCAATGCAATGTGTGCTGTAACGACTGCAATGACTTAACCTACCGATGTGGCCTGTGTAATTTTAACTTGCATGAACAATGCGCTGGAAAACTTCCCACAATAAAATATGAAGGTCACAGACACCTTCTCTTATATGTGGAGAAGATAGGCCTTGAAGCTAAGTGCAATGCCTGCGATGACCACTGTGATTCTACGCTACTCCGTTGCCCTCAGTGCAATTTCAATCTCCATCTTCGTTGTTCTCCATTACCACATCGTATCAAAAACAATTGTCATATAGATTGTCTCAACCTCAAAGACTCCCCCGCTGAAGATGAATTAGATGAGGAATTCTACTGCAATGCTTGTGAGGAGGAAAGAGAGCCACGATATCCCATTTATTGTTGCGCAGTTTGTCCATTTGTAGCTGAGGTCAAATGTGTGATCCCTGAG GTTATACGGTTGCTAAAGGGAGAAGATGGCGATGTGGAGTTGAGGACGCCTGAAGGAAAAATTGCTGGAAAAGTTATTAGCAAAAGGCCGGAGGTGGAGAAGATATGTAAAACAGAAGCAGCACAAGCAATCCCAATATGGAGGGAGTCAGAAGTAGAAAAAGTGAAGGCTAAGCATCAATATTTACCATTCTTAGATCATCTACTAAATTTTTTCAGTAAAATATGCGAAGAGGAAGAGGCACAAGCAATCAGAGTACGCGGTGACCTGGGTGTAGAGGAAGCAGTGGTAATGCCTGCCGTAACCTCGGGTCATAGATCAAAGTTTTTCAGTAAAGATGAGGAAATGGAATTGAGGCATATTTTATTGGATAAAGAAATGGAAATGAGTAGCGCTGGAGAGAGGTCGAATGATGAGCAGGATAGCTCAGATATTTCCTATTGGGACAAGGAATATAAAGAGCTTAAGCAAAAGCTTGATTCCATCGCGGCTGTGGATTCCATCCCAGCTGAGGATTATCTGGAATTTTGGGAAGAAAAGGAGCAGTTTGATAGTGTTGGGGATTACTTGGTTCCTAAGAGCTTGGCCCCTATCCTAAAAAGCTTAGTTGACAAAAATGTGGATGTCAGTGTCGATACCATATCTCTCAGGGTAAAGATGTTTCTCTTCGTCATATTATGTCGGACTATAGACAGCATGTGCGAAACCAGGGTTTTGGACATCAAAGAAGGCCGGTTAATCAGTTGGTGGAGGTACTTGAAAGCCTTGCAATCTAAGGGGTTCGAAATTAAGTTTGCTTTGGATCATTTGGAGAGAGTCGTGCGTGCTTACCTTGGACTCCAGCTTACAGAACGAGTACAAAAAAGCCTTTTCAATATTGAAGAAGAATTTAGGAAGAAATCTGAAGAAGTCAAGAAACTTGGGAAAGAGTTGGAGGATCTTACGGTCATACAAAATAACATATCCGATGAACCTTGGAGAAAGTCGGGCTTAATTGCGGAGTGCTTGAAAGAGGCCACCGAATTGAGGTGGATGAAAGCTG GGGTCACATTCTATGGAAGTAATTGTGTTGGTGTTCAGTGA
- the LOC133871484 gene encoding uncharacterized protein LOC133871484 isoform X1, with protein sequence MEIEHFSHEHPLTLIQSEKKIRRKYRNNIRCKGCEKSCNFPLYACTECSFYLHKSCAELPEEFRNPFHPHPLTLVFDADISYACQACFKGCNGIHFRCEECDIDLDVDCALLRPAVEEGSKQLQHFTHLHPLALIEKKDIEVTRRVKCLVCGEHCSGPCYGCDPCGVFLHQPCAEFEYPPKIQHYIHPCPLALHTRVHSFRCRACDTCMLGICYRCELCTFYIDVECALLSSIESEDQTQIKHFTHRHPLFSEELDDGEQVKCFACGTDCSGPTYVCSREFSLHKSCASVSPKIYDLLHPQHPLTLVVRTAEEHTTQEAFQCNVCCNDCNDLTYRCGLCNFNLHEQCAGKLPTIKYEGHRHLLLYVEKIGLEAKCNACDDHCDSTLLRCPQCNFNLHLRCSPLPHRIKNNCHIDCLNLKDSPAEDELDEEFYCNACEEEREPRYPIYCCAVCPFVAEVKCVIPEVIRLLKGEDGDVELRTPEGKIAGKVISKRPEVEKICKTEAAQAIPIWRESEVEKVKAKHQYLPFLDHLLNFFSKICEEEEAQAIRVRGDLGVEEAVVMPAVTSGHRSKFFSKDEEMELRHILLDKEMEMSSAGERSNDEQDSSDISYWDKEYKELKQKLDSIAAVDSIPAEDYLEFWEEKEQFDSVGDYLVPKSLAPILKSLVDKNVDVSVDTISLRVKMFLFVILCRTIDSMCETRVLDIKEGRLISWWRYLKALQSKGFEIKFALDHLERVVRAYLGLQLTERVQKSLFNIEEEFRKKSEEVKKLGKELEDLTVIQNNISDEPWRKSGLIAECLKEATELRWMKAGKGLQLNIYSKKNL encoded by the exons ATGGAGATCGAACATTTCAGTCATGAGCACCCGTTGACCCTCATACAAAGTGAGAAAAAAATCAGAAGAAAGTACAGAAACAACATTAGATGCAAAGGGTGCGAGAAATCGTGCAACTTTCCACTCTATGCTTGCACCGAATGCTCTTTCTATCTTCACAAGTCATGCGCAGAGTTGCCGGAAGAGTTCCGAAATCCCTTTCACCCACATCCTCTCACGCTAGTCTTTGATGCGGATATATCATATGCCTGCCAGGCTTGTTTCAAAGGCTGCAATGGGATCCATTTCCGCTGTGAGGAATGCGATATTGATCTGGATGTCGATTGTGCTCTTCTAAGGCCCGCTGTAGAAGAAGGGTCTAAGCAACTACAACACTTCACCCACTTGCATCCGCTGGCACTCATTGAGAAGAAGGATATCGAAGTTACTCGTCGTGTCAAGTGCCTTGTATGTGGGGAACATTGCTCGGGTCCTTGCTATGGCTGTGACCCTTGCGGCGTCTTTCTTCACCAGCCATGTGCTGAATTCGAGTACCCACCAAAGATCCAGCACTATATTCATCCATGCCCTCTCGCCCTGCACACTCGAGTACATTCCTTTCGCTGCCGAGCCTGTGACACTTGTATGCTGGGCATTTGTTACCGTTGTGAGTTGTGTACATTCTACATTGATGTTGAATGTGCTCTATTGAGCAGCATAGAGTCTGAAGACCAAACGCAGATTAAACATTTTACCCATCGGCATCCCCTTTTCTCTGAGGAATTAGATGACGGTGAGCAAGTTAAATGCTTTGCATGTGGAACAGACTGCTCAGGACCAACCTATGTTTGCAGCCGGGAATTTTCACTCCATAAATCCTGTGCTTCGGTTAGTCCGAAGATCTATGACCTCCTTCACCCACAACACCCTCTAACCCTGGTGGTTAGAACAGCTGAGGAACATACAACCCAAGAAGCATTTCAATGCAATGTGTGCTGTAACGACTGCAATGACTTAACCTACCGATGTGGCCTGTGTAATTTTAACTTGCATGAACAATGCGCTGGAAAACTTCCCACAATAAAATATGAAGGTCACAGACACCTTCTCTTATATGTGGAGAAGATAGGCCTTGAAGCTAAGTGCAATGCCTGCGATGACCACTGTGATTCTACGCTACTCCGTTGCCCTCAGTGCAATTTCAATCTCCATCTTCGTTGTTCTCCATTACCACATCGTATCAAAAACAATTGTCATATAGATTGTCTCAACCTCAAAGACTCCCCCGCTGAAGATGAATTAGATGAGGAATTCTACTGCAATGCTTGTGAGGAGGAAAGAGAGCCACGATATCCCATTTATTGTTGCGCAGTTTGTCCATTTGTAGCTGAGGTCAAATGTGTGATCCCTGAG GTTATACGGTTGCTAAAGGGAGAAGATGGCGATGTGGAGTTGAGGACGCCTGAAGGAAAAATTGCTGGAAAAGTTATTAGCAAAAGGCCGGAGGTGGAGAAGATATGTAAAACAGAAGCAGCACAAGCAATCCCAATATGGAGGGAGTCAGAAGTAGAAAAAGTGAAGGCTAAGCATCAATATTTACCATTCTTAGATCATCTACTAAATTTTTTCAGTAAAATATGCGAAGAGGAAGAGGCACAAGCAATCAGAGTACGCGGTGACCTGGGTGTAGAGGAAGCAGTGGTAATGCCTGCCGTAACCTCGGGTCATAGATCAAAGTTTTTCAGTAAAGATGAGGAAATGGAATTGAGGCATATTTTATTGGATAAAGAAATGGAAATGAGTAGCGCTGGAGAGAGGTCGAATGATGAGCAGGATAGCTCAGATATTTCCTATTGGGACAAGGAATATAAAGAGCTTAAGCAAAAGCTTGATTCCATCGCGGCTGTGGATTCCATCCCAGCTGAGGATTATCTGGAATTTTGGGAAGAAAAGGAGCAGTTTGATAGTGTTGGGGATTACTTGGTTCCTAAGAGCTTGGCCCCTATCCTAAAAAGCTTAGTTGACAAAAATGTGGATGTCAGTGTCGATACCATATCTCTCAGGGTAAAGATGTTTCTCTTCGTCATATTATGTCGGACTATAGACAGCATGTGCGAAACCAGGGTTTTGGACATCAAAGAAGGCCGGTTAATCAGTTGGTGGAGGTACTTGAAAGCCTTGCAATCTAAGGGGTTCGAAATTAAGTTTGCTTTGGATCATTTGGAGAGAGTCGTGCGTGCTTACCTTGGACTCCAGCTTACAGAACGAGTACAAAAAAGCCTTTTCAATATTGAAGAAGAATTTAGGAAGAAATCTGAAGAAGTCAAGAAACTTGGGAAAGAGTTGGAGGATCTTACGGTCATACAAAATAACATATCCGATGAACCTTGGAGAAAGTCGGGCTTAATTGCGGAGTGCTTGAAAGAGGCCACCGAATTGAGGTGGATGAAAGCTGGTAAGGGCCTGCAGCTAAATATCTACAGCAAGAAAAATCTGtag
- the LOC133871389 gene encoding subtilisin-like protease SBT4.3, whose amino-acid sequence MAKPRQLITLLYFLIAFVMHCHSSQERKVHVVYMGEKPTGDNVMEPTPYYMQCLERVLGSTEAAKESLIYSYGRSFNGFAAKLSDQEVARFSGMEGVVSVLPNTMFQLHTTRSWDFLGFTDHQSHHVGDSKGGDVIIGIIDTGIWPESASFNDEGFGPPPAKWNGTCQTNNNFTCNNKIIGARYYNGQKAYFEDDIESPRDSLGHGSHTASIAGGREVEGASYYGLAKGVARGGAPDARIAVYKVCWSIGCYAADVLAAFDDAIADGVDIISISIGQSFVVHYWEDPAAIGSFHAMKRGIFTSASAGNFGPDRAAVQNYAPWLLTVGASTIDRKFVSYLVLGNGQIFTGYSINSFEHKGTLFPLIWGGDAANYSANFIPQTSSYCYPGTLDSYKVMGKIVLCEDPSDGYGVIMGNGVGIIMPSQPKDNIAAPFSLPTTLISREDISRVMEYIRSSKYPEATILVSEAVKDDSAPYAASFSSRGPSPIAPDILKPDLTAPGVNILAAWSPTAPASVYRDDTRSTEYYVNSGTSMSCPHASGAAAYVKATHPTWSPAAIKSAIMTTAYVIDPNKYENEREFAYGSGLLNPAKAVDPGLVFNASAWDYMDFLCKQGYNTTTLRLISGDRSACRRTKPGRGWDLNYPSFSLPIEDGNKINGIFRRTVTNVGSPNSTYYATVDVPESLNVTVKPSVLPFSAVGEKKRFVVEVSGAEVSQVPIISGSITWNDGVHAVRTPLVVYTVLPSAFNFSSPTTKSAATAASVHPKNGIFWGY is encoded by the exons ATGGCGAAGCCACGACAACTGATCACTCTTCTATACTTTCTTATAGCTTTTGTGATGCACTGCCATTCTTCCCAAGAGCGGAAG GTCCATGTTGTATACATGGGAGAAAAACCAACGGGCGACAATGTCATGGAACCGACGCCTTACTACATGCAATGCTTGGAAAGAGTTCTTGGAAG TACCGAAGCTGCAAAGGAGTCCCTAATTTACAGTTATGGACGGAGTTTTAATGGATTTGCAGCTAAACTATCGGATCAAGAAGTTGCAAGATTTTCAG GGATGGAAGGAGTGGTCTCAGTTCTTCCTAACACCATGTTTCAACTTCATACAACAAGATCATGGGACTTCTTGGGATTTACTGATCATCAATCCCACCATGTTGGAGATTCTAAAGGAGGAGATGTAATTATTGGAATCATAGATAcag GAATCTGGCCAGAATCAGCTAGCTTTAATGATGAAGGATTTGGCCCTCCACCTGCAAAATGGAATGGGACTTGCCAAACTAATAACAACTTCACCTGTAACAA CAAAATCATCGGAGCCCGATACTACAACGGGCAAAAGGCATATTTTGAGGATGACATAGAATCTCCAAGGGATTCGTTGGGGCATGGCAGTCATACTGCTTCGATTGCAGGTGGTAGAGAGGTAGAAGGAGCAAGTTACTATGGCTTGGCCAAGGGGGTTGCAAGGGGTGGAGCCCCTGACGCAAGAATCGCAGTGTACAAAGTTTGCTGGTCTATTGGATGCTATGCTGCAGACGTTCTTGCTGCTTTTGATGATGCGATTGCTGATGGGGTGGACATCATATCAATTTCTATTGGACAATCATTTGTAGTCCATTATTGGGAAGACCCAGCAGCGATCGGATCTTTCCATGCAATGAAACGTGGGATATTCACTTCAGCTTCTGCTGGAAATTTTGGACCAGATCGAGCAGCTGTCCAAAATTACGCACCATGGCTACTGACTGTGGGAGCCAGCACCATTGACAGGAAATTTGTGTCCTACTTGGTCCTTGGAAATGGACAGATATTTACG GGATATTCAATAAATAGCTTTGAGCACAAGGGAACCTTGTTTCCTTTGATATGGGGTGGAGATGCTGCAAACTATTCTGCCAACTTCATCCCTCAAACTTCAAGTTACTGCTATCCTGGAACACTGGACTCCTACAAAGTCATGGGTAAAATTGTTTTGTGTGAAGATCCGTCGGATGGTTATGGTGTTATCATGGGAAATGGAGTGGGTATCATAATGCCTAGTCAACCTAAGGACAATATAGCTGCTCCTTTCTCTCTGCCAACCACACTCATCAGCAGAGAAGACATTTCTAGAGTGATGGAGTACATAAGATCTTCCAA ATATCCAGAAGCTACTATCTTGGTAAGTGAGGCAGTAAAGGATGACTCAGCTCCCTATGCTGCCTCTTTTTCATCTAGAGGTCCCAGTCCGATTGCTCCTGACATTCTCAAG CCTGATCTGACTGCACCGGGTGTTAATATCCTTGCTGCTTGGTCTCCCACTGCACCCGCTTCAGTTTACAGAGACGACACGAGGAGTACCGAGTACTATGTAAACTCTGGAACATCAATGTCTTGCCCTCATGCAAGTGGAGCTGCAGCTTACGTGAAGGCTACTCACCCAACTTGGTCTCCTGCTGCAATCAAATCCGCAATCATGACCACAG CGTACGTCATTGACCCAAACAAGTACGAAAACGAGAGAGAATTTGCTTACGGATCTGGTCTCCTCAACCCGGCGAAGGCTGTGGATCCTGGGCTGGTCTTCAATGCATCCGCCTGGGATTACATGGATTTCCTCTGCAAGCAAGGCTACAACACGACAACACTAAGACTTATCAGCGGTGACCGGAGTGCTTGTCGCAGAACCAAACCCGGCAGGGGATGGGATCTCAACTATCCTTCCTTCTCCCTACCCATTGAAGACGGGAACAAGATCAACGGCATTTTCAGAAGAACAGTAACAAACGTTGGCTCCCCAAACTCAACCTACTACGCCACCGTCGATGTACCGGAGTCCCTCAACGTGACGGTGAAACCATCCGTTCTTCCATTCTCAGCTgtaggagaaaagaaaaggttcgTTGTGGAGGTTAGTGGAGCAGAAGTAAGTCAGGTGCCAATTATATCAGGTTCTATTACTTGGAATGATGGTGTTCATGCGGTGAGAACCCCACTTGTCGTTTACACCGTCCTCCCATCGGCATTCAATTTCTCCAGTCCAACAACCAAATCAGCGGCAACAGCTGCTTCTGTACATCCCAAAAACGGCATTTTTTGGGGATACTGA